From the Argentina anserina chromosome 3, drPotAnse1.1, whole genome shotgun sequence genome, the window AGAAATTATCATAAGAGAAATTGATTCAAGCCCACATGTACTAGAGGCCATAAACTAATCCTTCATCATCCAAATATTCTTTGTATACACACGCGTTTTAATCAAGGCCGCCATGTCTGAAATATCTATTAATAGTCTGCATATAACCATCTACTTTCTCAGCTCTTTGTATCTTCGTCCTACTTTAGAAACATTACTATCAAGCAAACATATAAAACCATAAACTTGATCGATCTCTATCTCTTAAGCCTATCATTTAGTTCTCTCCAATTTTTCTTGCCAGATTAATCTTAAGCTAGTCATACCATGAGTCACTACAACCAGCATTACCAGGGTGCAGGTAATTTACTGCCATGATTTTATGTCTGTTTACTTGAATTAGTTGGTTAGTTTGATTCATTAagttgtacatatatatgttgaagTTAAAAATTGTTTGAGATAATATACTAATTAGTGTTTAGTTTCGACTTTCGAGCAATTACTCTGTATGTACTATGTAATTATATTGAGTCCAATGTCCAGTACTTCCAAGTTTTGCTAATATTAGCCATAAAACTAGTATTCATCAGAGAATATTACTCAGAATAAGTTAGTTGTTTGTTCCATACTGATTATTTTGCTCAACATTAATCATGTTTTACgtactaattaaatttcaggAGTatatccaccaccaccaccaactTCATACCCTCCGCCACCAGCCGGGGCATATCCTCCACCAGTTCAAGGATACAATCAAGGTCCTTATGTTGTTCCACCACCAGTTTCATACCCCATGAAAACTGAGGGATATCCCCAAGGTCCTCAACAATCAGTTCCCTACCATCAGGAGAAAGGCAAAGGCGGCGGGTTTATGACCGGATGGTAAGCATTTTCGATGCCTGAATGGCTGACTCCGGCCGGCTTTGTTCATTGATCTTTCGACTAGATATACACAGAATTAATATTTGCTTAGATACTTACGTACATTGCTGTTTTGGTGTTGCAGTTGTTCTGCCCTGTTTTGCTGCTGCCTCTGCGATTTGTGCTGCTTGCCCTGCTCAAtcttttaaattaaattattcaGATGGTTGTATATTCATTTGTATTTGATTTATGCCGCTGTATCAGTAATGTTCCCTTTTGTTTATAATTAAGCAGCTGATTCGTTATTACAGAGACCTTAATTTCCTATGTGTAAAATCATGTCGTGATTAATAGATTTTGTTACGAGATACTATAACCGGGATACACAACATACACTCCGATCATCACAACTCACGAGTATGATTCTAGACATGCATGTACAACGCCATAGCTGATTGGTTCTCACATTTATGAACATGAATTACCATTTTGAATATAAACAGTATAAATTACACAATTGTTCGTTGTTTGGTTCCATGATCTAATTTTTACAGTATAAATTACACGATTATCATTTTgaagggaagaaaaaaaaattggctaTATATAATCGGAAAGTGAGTTCAATAATTGATCACTTGagtaaaaggaaaaaaatagtaCGGGTCACCAAAATATTATTATCGGCATAAACATTGtaattgagttttttttttaaattgttaTCGGAAAGAATGCATTCATATCATCAAAGAACTTACAAAACAGAGCAAAATCGGCCTCATTAAACCTTCCAAACGGAGAGAAAGAGTACCGCACTCCAACTTCAGAAAACAACTAAAAACTTTAAGAACACTCACTAGAACATGTTTTAATCACTCTGGTTCAATCAACCACCAAAAAAACGGATAAGGTAGAGAAAGAGCCTGTTTTGCCACACAGTGAGCTGCAAATCTTGTAATATTGCACCTTCTCGGGGCATACTGCCATGAGCACGACTGAAAACCAGTTTTTAAagttgtaaattttattttaccagttttttaaaatattaatatttgTCCGTAAAGTGGTAATTGAAAtggttaaaattttattttaaaacttTTGAGGACAAAATTATTATGTTCAATACCAACTTGCTATATATTGTAAGATTTTTTTAAGAACTCAGTTACAAATTCGAGGACAATAGTATTGCATTGATAACTAATTTTACAACTTAATGATAAAagttaacaaacaccatgcaTCAAAACTCTTGCCCACAATGAGGAATTGAGGATAGGACTAATTAAGGATCATTAAGTAAATGTCGATCTTCGTCCAATGATTTGAAGCTAAAACATtgtccaacaaaaaaaatcagtttATTGCTTGATACCTAATATATTAGGGAGTTCTATTTGCACCTCTCACCGTTGTTGTTTGTACCTTCTCTGCTATTAACACCTTCTAATTACTTTTAACAAAAGCAAAAAACCAGACACATCTCCTCTTGTTTACACCCTTCGCCTAAACCCAATACTCTGGATTCCTAAACCCAATactctttttcatttttatcggGTTTCCGATCTTTTGGGTTTTTGGATTATCATCTGGGTTTACTAGGATCCATATTGCTACGGTGCTAAGATGAAACAAACTTTTCCCAGTCCATCTGAGGGTAGCCAAGGTCGAGATTAGGATGTCAGGCTCGATTCTTATATATTAAGAGTGATACTTGAGCTAAAGAGTTTTAACTGAAGACCATATCTGCCACCGCCTATGATCTACTATAAATAGAGAGATGCTTGGTTAAAGTCGCATAGCACATGAGGGTCCTCCGATATGAAGAGAGAAGGAGCAGAGAGATATAGGGAGATAggtttttatatattataagTGAGGTTTTCTCCCATGATGCATCGCACATCTATCTTATATATAATAGAATAGGTATgcaaatgcatatatattggcCTAAGTGAATTTCGATCAAAATGATTGATGAACAATATTCAGTTATTGATATTTTTCATAAGACAAGAGGTCGTCGTTGTGACTTATGAGGTAAAGAGGATTCTTATtaggttaattttgtttttgtcctcaattatattttcatacgAGGTGAAAAAGTCAaagataaatataaaaaaattattgaggTACAAACAATAATTTGGGAAGTGCAAATAGAACTTCTCTATATATTATCACTAATATGTTTAGCTGAAAAAAGTGTTATGCTTATATAAACCTAACATGTAACCATTTGATAAGTTAAAATATGATCCGAAAGTGGTATGGACATGTAATTAAATAGTCTTTAAGTAGTGCTCAACTTAATGATCCTCGTTAAAATGACTCCCTCCGCATGAGTGTGTATTGTGTTGCTGATTTTGTATGACTTTTCTTGTTTTGGTCTAAA encodes:
- the LOC126788778 gene encoding protein CYSTEINE-RICH TRANSMEMBRANE MODULE 9-like, whose translation is MSHYNQHYQGAGVYPPPPPTSYPPPPAGAYPPPVQGYNQGPYVVPPPVSYPMKTEGYPQGPQQSVPYHQEKGKGGGFMTGCCSALFCCCLCDLCCLPCSIF